The Oncorhynchus tshawytscha isolate Ot180627B linkage group LG20, Otsh_v2.0, whole genome shotgun sequence genome has a window encoding:
- the plac8.2 gene encoding placenta associated 8, tandem duplicate 2 produces MAAVTRQPGSYHPSDFQTGLCDVFSDCGTCCYGWWCFPCLSCSIASDMDECCLCGPTMAMRSMYRTRYNIKGSLFGDFCSILWCRVCSTCQLKRDIDLRKEQGIF; encoded by the exons ATGGCTGCCGTAACTCGACAACCAGGGAGCTACCATCCATCAGACTTCCAGACGGGCCTCTGCGACGTCTTCAGTGACTGTGGGACAT gttgttATGGTTGGTGGTGCTTCCCTTGTCTGAGCTGTTCTATCGCCAGTGATATGGATGAGTGTTGTCTGTGTGGGCCAACCATGGCCATGCGCTCCATGTACCGTACCAGATACAACATTAAG GGCTCCTTGTTTGGGGACTTCTGTTCTATCTTGTGGTGTAGGGTCTGCTCTACCTGTCAGCTGAAGAGAGACATAGATCTGAGGAAGGAACAGGGGATCTTTTGA